The Deinococcus apachensis DSM 19763 DNA window CTGCTGGGCCTGACCGTGGCGCTCGTCGGGCGCGGGGTGTGGCCGGAGGCGGTGCGGGTGGCCTTCGGCACGGGGGTGCTGGGCGCCTTCACGACCTTCTCGACGTTCAGTGTGGAGGTGGACGACCTGCTGGGGCGGGGGGCGGTCGGTCCTGCCACGTTGTACGCGGGGCTGAGTGTGGTTTTGGGCGTGGTCGCGGCGGTGCTGGGTCGGCACCTGGGGGCGCGGCTGTGACCGGACGCAAACGCAAGAAGAGCGAGACGGTGCGCCCCCCCGAGCAGTTCCTCGACCTGGCGGACGTGCTCGTGTACGTGGGACAGGTCATCGCACGCGGGATGCCGGGAGCCGTCTGGGTCCGGGCGGAAGTCGCCGCCCTCACCGACCGGCGCCACCTCTACCTCGACCTCGTGCAACTGGAGGACGGGGTGGAGGTCGCCAAGTGCCGCGGGACGGTCTGGGCGCGCGAGCGGTACGCGCTGGAGGGCAAGTTCCGCCGCGCGACGGGCGGGACGCTGACGGCGGGCCTCAAGGTGCTGCTGTTCTGCACGCCGGAGTTCCACCCCCAGTACGGCTTCTCCTTGAATGTACTCGACGTGGCACCCGAATTCACACTGGGCGACGCGGCCCTGCGGCTGGAGGCCCTGCGGGAGACGCTGGTGCAGGAGGGCGTGTACGGCCGCAACCGCGCGCTGACCGCCCCGGCCGACTTCGCCCGGGTGGCCGTGATCAGCCCCCGCGAGGCGGCGGGCCTGGGTGACTTCCGCCGCGAGACGGATGCCCTGGAGGCCGCCGGGGTGGTCGAGTTCCTGTACCTGGAGGCGACCTTCCAGGGACGCGAGGCCTCCGCGAGCCTGACAGAAGCCATCGCGGACGCCCGGGCGGCCCACGAGCAGGCGCCGCTGGACGCCCTCGTGGTGATCCGCGGCGGCGGCGCCGTGACCGACCTCGCCTGGCTGAACGACCTGGAGGTGGCCCGCGCCCTCGCCACCTTCCCCGCGCCCGTGGTCACCGGCCTGGGCCACGCCCGCGACGACACCCTCCCCGACGAGGTCGCGTGTATTCGGACGGACACGCCCAGCAAGGCCGCGGGCCTGATCGTCCGCACGGTCGCCACCGCCGCCGCCCAGGCGCAGGAGGATGCCCGCACCATCCGCGCCCGCGCCCGTGACGCCCTGGTGAACGCGGATGCGGGGGCCAGATGGACGCTCGACCGCATCCTTGGCACCGTCCGCCGTCAGGCGGACGCCGCCCGGGCAGAGACGGACGCGCTGATGCGTCAGGCACTGGGCCTCACCCCCGAGCGGACGCTGGCCCGCGGCTACGCGCTGGTCCGGGACGCGGCGGGCACCCCCGTCACCCGCGCCACTCAGGTCGAACTGGGACAGCCGCTCACGCTGGAATTCGGGGACGGCACCGTGGGCATTCGGGTGACGGAGAACGGCGAGCGTTGAGGGGGAGTTGGGGACAGGTCCCGATGCCAGATCAGATGCGGGGCGGGCCTGGGTGTTTTCCCTTTTGCCCGGAGGTGTGTCTGGTACAGCCTATAGAGGGCAAGCGTTGCTTGCCACCCCCCTCCCCACCTCCCCGCAAGGGTGGAGGAGTAAGGGCGCCAAAGCTTTCGCTTTTGAAAACCGTCTCCTGTGGACGTCCCACACGCGGCTGACGCACAC harbors:
- a CDS encoding fluoride efflux transporter FluC, which encodes MSGRLWLGLMLGGAVGAACRQAVVLALTPLVLRTGFPVAVLLINVLGSFLLGLTVALVGRGVWPEAVRVAFGTGVLGAFTTFSTFSVEVDDLLGRGAVGPATLYAGLSVVLGVVAAVLGRHLGARL
- the xseA gene encoding exodeoxyribonuclease VII large subunit, translated to MTGRKRKKSETVRPPEQFLDLADVLVYVGQVIARGMPGAVWVRAEVAALTDRRHLYLDLVQLEDGVEVAKCRGTVWARERYALEGKFRRATGGTLTAGLKVLLFCTPEFHPQYGFSLNVLDVAPEFTLGDAALRLEALRETLVQEGVYGRNRALTAPADFARVAVISPREAAGLGDFRRETDALEAAGVVEFLYLEATFQGREASASLTEAIADARAAHEQAPLDALVVIRGGGAVTDLAWLNDLEVARALATFPAPVVTGLGHARDDTLPDEVACIRTDTPSKAAGLIVRTVATAAAQAQEDARTIRARARDALVNADAGARWTLDRILGTVRRQADAARAETDALMRQALGLTPERTLARGYALVRDAAGTPVTRATQVELGQPLTLEFGDGTVGIRVTENGER